One segment of Lytechinus pictus isolate F3 Inbred chromosome 13, Lp3.0, whole genome shotgun sequence DNA contains the following:
- the LOC135156359 gene encoding zinc finger protein 468-like, giving the protein MNYISRAAASAGLPRPSEEVGYLIYCPTMAELEDTCMKELDPENDFEKDDKLHLQTIIARSRVKDEFATIRQSMTSIAGELHLEGASSSHQGHHEANRVLRAEGCINAVRSSSSPQHLSSNILNQNSSHLGDSTKVSTSSSSQQLGSNIVNHSSSSQHGGSINAVRSSSSPQHLSRNIVNHLNSSHLGNSTKVSTSSSSQQLGSNIVHHLSSSQHGGSINGVRPSSSLQHLSRNIVNNLNSSHLGNSTKVSTSSSSQQLGSNIVHHLSWSQHGGSINAVRSSSSPQHLSSNTVNHLNSSHLGNSTKVSTSSSSQQLGSNIVHHLSSSQHGGSINGVRPSSSLQHLSSNIVNHLNSSHLGNSTKVSTSSSSQQLGSNIVHHLSSSQHGGSINAVRSSSSLQHLSSIVNHLNSSHLGNSTKVSTSSSSQQLGSNIVHHLSWSQHGGSINAVRPSSSLQHLSSNIVNHLNSSHLGNSTKVSTSSSSQQLGSDIVNHSSSSEHIDSKGTVRTSESAMENVRKCSFCNKEFKYRIHLERHLRTHTGEKPFKCSLCDKAFGQKESLKSHFVTHTGEKLHKCGICEKQFSQATGLHYHMKVHNGERHHECPVCKKKFIDRRGVKRHMITHTGEKPVECSICQKRFTQRHALTTHMRHHTGERPFECSVCQKRFLTKVHLTSHMRSHTGEKPFKCSVCDKHFPHPGNVSVHMRTHTGERPYECKVCKKRFTQSCTLSRHLKTHQNEEEETKSD; this is encoded by the coding sequence ATGAATTTGCAACCATAAGACAGAGCATGACATCGATAGCAGGGGAGTTACACTTGGAAGGGGCATCATCCAGCCACCAAGGTCACCATGAAGCAAACCGTGTTTTAAGAGCAGAGGGTTGTATTAACGCGGTCCGTTCATCAAGTTCACCTCAACATCTGAGTAGTAACATATTGAATCAAAACTCGTCACATCTTGGGGATAGTACCAAGGTCAGTACATCAAGTTCATCCCAACAGCTAGGTAGTAACATCGTGAATCATTCAAGCTCGTCTCAGCATGGGGGTAGTATTAACGCGGTCCGTTCATCAAGTTCGCCTCAACATCTGAGTAGAAACATAGTGAATCATTTAAACTCGTCACATCTTGGGAATAGTACCAAGGTCAGTACATCAAGTTCATCCCAACAACTAGGTAGTAACATCGTGCATCATTTAAGCTCGTCTCAGCATGGGGGTAGTATTAACGGGGTCCGTCCGTCAAGTTCGCTTCAACATCTGAGTAGAAACATAGTGAATAATTTAAACTCGTCACATCTTGGGAATAGTACCAAGGTCAGTACATCAAGTTCATCCCAACAACTAGGTAGTAACATCGTGCATCATTTAAGCTGGTCTCAGCATGGGGGTAGTATTAACGCGGTCCGTTCATCAAGTTCGCCTCAACATCTGAGTAGTAACACAGTGAATCATTTAAACTCGTCACATCTTGGGAATAGTACCAAGGTCAGTACATCAAGTTCATCCCAACAACTAGGTAGTAACATCGTGCATCATTTAAGCTCGTCTCAGCATGGGGGTAGTATTAACGGGGTCCGTCCGTCAAGTTCGCTTCAACATCTGAGTAGTAACATAGTGAATCATTTAAACTCGTCACATCTTGGGAATAGTACCAAGGTCAGTACATCAAGTTCATCCCAACAACTAGGTAGTAACATCGTGCATCATTTAAGCTCGTCTCAGCATGGGGGTAGTATTAACGCGGTCCGTTCATCAAGTTCGCTTCAACATCTGAGTAGTATAGTGAATCATTTAAACTCGTCACATCTTGGGAATAGTACCAAGGTCAGTACATCAAGTTCATCCCAACAACTAGGTAGTAACATCGTGCATCATTTAAGCTGGTCTCAGCATGGGGGTAGTATTAACGCGGTCCGTCCGTCAAGTTCGCTTCAACATCTGAGTAGTAACATAGTGAATCATTTAAACTCGTCACATCTTGGGAATAGTACCAAGGTCAGTACATCAAGTTCATCCCAACAACTAGGTAGTGACATCGTGAATCATTCAAGCTCGTCTGAACATATAGACAGTAAGGGAACAGTGCGTACCAGTGAGAGTGCGATGGAGAATGTTCGGAAGTGTTCCTTTTGCAACAAGGAATTCAAATACCGTATTCACCTTGAGCGCCACTTACGAACCCACACCGGGGAGAAACCTTTCAAATGTTCACTCTGCGATAAGGCGTTCGGGCAGAAGGAGAGTCTTAAGAGTCATTTCGTAACGCACACGGGAGAAAAATTGCACAAGTGTGGCATTTGTGAGAAGCAGTTCTCACAGGCGACAGGTCTTCATTACCACATGAAAGTTCACAATGGAGAGCGCCACCACGAGTGTCCTGTCTGTAAGAAGAAGTTCATTGACAGAAGAGGAGTCAAAAGACACATGATAACGCACACTGGGGAGAAACCCGTTGAATGTTCTATATGTCAGAAACGGTTCACGCAAAGACATGCTCTTACAACGCACATGCGGCATCACACAGGAGAAAGACCTTTTGAATGCTCGGTTTGCCAGAAAAGATTTTTGACGAAGGTGCATCTCACCTCGCACATGCGCTCTCACACCGGTGAAAAGCCGTTCAAATGTTCCGTGTGTGATAAACATTTTCCACATCCTGGTAATGTTTCTGTTCACATGCGAACACACACAGGTGAACGGCCATACGAATGTAAAGTATGCAAGAAAAGGTTTACACAGAGTTGTACTCTTTCAAGGCATTTGAAAACTCACCAAAATGAAGAGGAGGAAACTAAATCAGATTAA